A genomic window from Solanum stenotomum isolate F172 chromosome 10, ASM1918654v1, whole genome shotgun sequence includes:
- the LOC125878507 gene encoding protein OXIDATIVE STRESS 3 LIKE 2: MSSLPVQVDQNEVADDDLTSSVKNDDDDTNSKSSSIGVLSHGDGGDDEDGEEAQSKAVVEEGSLNSLVTLEAALPFKRGLSGFYEGKSKTFMNLGDVKSIEDVEKEESPLNKRRRLTMATTLYKWGSSSSSSMPHLTPTDGENTHNVEVEQEYKSSTSSTSFNSIDSTTKPSIN; encoded by the exons ATGTCTTCTCTTCCTGTTCAAGTTGATCAAAATGAAGTGGCTGATGATGACCTGACAAGTTCAGTTaaaaatgatgatgatgatactAATTCCAAATCGTCTTCGATTGGTGTGTTGAGTCATGGAGATGGTGGTGATGATGAAGATGGCGAAGAAGCACAAAGCAAGGCTGTTGTTGAGGAAGGATCCCTCAATTCTTTGGTTACATTGGAAGCTGCTCTtccttttaa acgGGGATTATCAGGATTTTATGAAGGAAAATCAAAGACATTCATGAATTTGGGTGATGTGAAAAGTATAGAAGATGTTGAAAAGGAAGAAAGCCCTTTGAACAAAAGGAGACGTTTGACCATGGCAACTACTTTGTATAAATGGGGTAGTAGCAGCTCAAGTTCAATGCCTCATTTGACACCTACTGATGGTGAAAACACACACAATGTTGAGGTTGAACAAGAGTACAAATCATCCACTAGCAGCACTAGCTTTAATTCCATCGATTCCACCACCAAGCCATCCATCAACTGA